Proteins from one Cryptomeria japonica chromosome 4, Sugi_1.0, whole genome shotgun sequence genomic window:
- the LOC131047662 gene encoding non-symbiotic hemoglobin 1-like, which translates to MAALSSVGFFTSSKTALFQSDGTLKAGLVRSMHTTNRNTQKLGLSWIQTQRIEEGKLLRSNTSGLCKSGKYGTAVNLQIVAFSDEQGVLVKKSWKAMKKNAGELGFTFFLRIFEIAPSAKRLFSFLQDSEVPLEKNLKLKAHALSVFTMTCESAVQLAESGSIKVPESTLKELGAVHFKSGVVDEHYDVTKYALLRTIEEAVPDLWSPQLKSAWEEAYSQLVQAIKNEMKPV; encoded by the exons ATGGCTGCTTTGTCTTCTGTGGGGTTTTTCACAAGCTCAAAAACAGCACTATTTCAGTCTG ATGGAACTTTGAAAGCTGGGCTTGTGCGTTCCATGCATACCACCAATCGGAATACGCAAAAGTTGGGCTTGTCATGGATACAAACGCAGAGAATCGAAGAAGGCAAATTACTGAGGTCAAATACATCTGGTCTCTGCAAAT CTGGAAAATACGGCACTGCTGTGAATCTTCAAATAGTGGCCTTCTCCGATGAACAGGGAGTTCTGGTTAAAAAGTCATGGAAAGCCATGAAAAAGAATGCAGGCGAACTAGGATTTACTTTCTTTCTGAG AATTTTTGAGATAGCCCCATCAGCAAAACGCCTGTTCTCTTTTCTACAAGATTCTGAGGTCCCTCTGGAGAAAAACTTGAAGCTTAAAGCTCATGCTCTCTCAGTCTTCACTATG ACATGCGAATCCGCTGTACAGCTTGCAGAGAGTGGATCCATCAAAGTGCCAGAATCAACTCTGAAAGAATTGGGTGCAGTCCATTTCAAATCTGGAGTAGTTGATGAACATTACGAT GTGACTAAATATGCTCTGCTGAGGACTATAGAGGAGGCTGTGCCTGATTTGTGGTCTCCACAGTTGAAATCTGCATGGGAAGAAGCCTACTCCCAACTAGTTCAAGCCATAAAAAATGAGATGAAACCTGTATAG